A window of the Pedobacter frigiditerrae genome harbors these coding sequences:
- a CDS encoding phosphatidate cytidylyltransferase has translation MKTRAITAFFFTIVMLASLLNGYAFTGFYLILSIVALLEFYKMVKIGGIRPHRNIGVFAAAVIFLLTASYHFFQFGLKYLLLIVPLVFSVFIFELYKKEKIPFANISYTFVGFIYVTVPFCFFYSLGFLADFNNYNFHLPLAFLLMLWASDTGAYLFGVKLGKTRLFERHSPKKSWEGFFGGMFTSLVVSYVISRFFPEMNPFIWAGMAVLIVCFGTLGDLVESMLKRSLDTKDSGSFLPGHGGFLDRFDGLLIAAPVVYVYLYLILNP, from the coding sequence ATGAAGACCAGAGCAATAACCGCTTTCTTTTTTACTATCGTGATGCTTGCCTCTTTGCTAAATGGCTATGCTTTTACAGGTTTCTATTTAATTTTAAGCATTGTTGCCTTGTTAGAATTCTATAAAATGGTTAAAATAGGAGGGATTCGTCCGCATAGAAACATTGGTGTTTTTGCTGCGGCAGTGATTTTTCTACTAACAGCTAGTTATCACTTTTTCCAATTCGGATTAAAATATTTATTGCTGATTGTACCTTTGGTATTTTCGGTTTTTATCTTCGAACTATATAAAAAAGAAAAAATTCCCTTTGCTAACATTTCCTACACGTTTGTGGGATTTATTTACGTAACTGTCCCTTTTTGCTTTTTCTATTCGCTAGGGTTTTTAGCAGATTTTAACAATTACAATTTTCACTTGCCGCTGGCTTTTTTATTGATGCTTTGGGCTAGTGATACTGGAGCGTACCTATTTGGAGTAAAATTGGGCAAAACAAGGTTATTTGAACGTCATTCTCCAAAAAAATCTTGGGAAGGCTTTTTTGGCGGGATGTTTACCAGCTTAGTAGTTTCTTATGTAATTTCAAGATTTTTCCCAGAAATGAATCCTTTTATTTGGGCAGGAATGGCCGTTCTAATTGTTTGTTTCGGTACGCTTGGCGATTTGGTAGAATCCATGTTGAAAAGAAGCTTAGACACCAAAGACTCTGGTAGTTTTTTACCAGGTCATGGAGGCTTTTTAGATAGATTTGATGGTTTGCTAATTGCAGCGCCTGTGGTTTATGTTTATCTGTATCTGATTTTAAACCCCTAA
- the mfd gene encoding transcription-repair coupling factor, protein MNIRDLINRYKTDERVVATAKSLNKGKGSKTQLKGLVGSADAVIAISTYFLLHKPQLFILPNREEASYFLSDLEGILDKEVLFFPSSFRKAFEFTQIDTANVLARAEVLNELNHQSEYGKIVVTYPEALAEKVIDRSVLEKNTLEISLGATLGIDFINEFLFEYDFERSDFVYEPGQFSIRGGIVDIFSFSHELPYRIEFFGDTVESIRTFEIDTQLSVDDVKSLTIVPNVQAKFLTENNISLLDYIEKDTQLWFKDVEYTLDIVKGGYKKAIELWKALGLAEKQQNPNWLDPKFSFTDEKMLSDLFQDFALAEFGKQFFYQTDEVIQFETKPQPSFNKDFDLLIKNLKENESQHIHNFIFTNSTKQTERLYAILDDIDKTAKFTPVNIPLREGFLDAQQKVAFYTDHQIFDRFYKYQLKKGYQRSQAITLKDLRELKPGDFVTHIDHGIGKYAGLEKVEVNGKTQEMIRLVYADNDLLYVNINSLNRIAKFSGKDGTQPKMNKLGTEAWDKLKKTTKKKVKDIARDLIKLYAMRKAQVGTAFAPDGYLETELEASFIYEDTPDQVKATADVKKDMEAPHPMDRLVCGDVGFGKTEIAIRAAFKAVANGKQAAILVPTTILALQHFKTFSSRLKEFPCTVDYINRFKTSKQIKDTLERVAQGKVDIVIGTHRLLSKDVKFKDLGIMIIDEEQKFGVAAKEKLKAIRVNVDTLTLTATPIPRTLHFSLMGARDLSIMSTPPPNRQAVNTELHVFNDKLIQEAVQFELDRGGQVFFIHNRVNDLPQLGGLIQKLVPKARIGIAHGQLDGDQLEDVMLDFINGEKDVLVATTIIEAGLDIPNANTIIINHAHMFGLSDLHQMRGRVGRSNKKAFCYLLSLPLSTLTNEARKRLSAIEEFSDLGSGFNIAMRDLDIRGSGNLLGGEQSGFIAEIGFEMYNKILDEAIQELKDAEFKDLFKDEPERAFVNFTQVDTDVELHIPDDYVTSITERYNLYTELSKLENETQLAAFEKELKDRFGPVPQPVKAMLKVLRLQWVGKRLGFEKLSFKKNILRGYFISDKQSKFFDSEVFNKILAFAQIHQRLCNLKEVKDSLRISFDNIANVDEAIEMLELIL, encoded by the coding sequence GTGAACATTCGCGACCTGATTAACAGATACAAAACAGACGAGCGTGTTGTTGCGACAGCAAAATCGTTAAACAAGGGAAAGGGCAGCAAAACCCAATTAAAGGGATTGGTGGGTTCTGCCGATGCTGTAATAGCCATTTCAACCTACTTTTTACTACACAAACCGCAGCTTTTTATTCTTCCAAATAGAGAAGAAGCATCTTATTTCCTTTCAGACTTGGAAGGAATTTTAGACAAAGAGGTATTATTTTTCCCTTCCTCTTTTAGAAAAGCTTTTGAGTTTACTCAAATAGATACGGCTAATGTGTTGGCAAGGGCCGAAGTATTAAACGAATTAAACCATCAATCTGAGTACGGAAAAATTGTAGTTACTTATCCAGAAGCATTAGCCGAAAAAGTTATTGACCGCTCGGTTCTAGAAAAAAACACTTTAGAGATTAGTCTTGGCGCTACTTTAGGCATCGATTTTATTAACGAGTTCCTTTTCGAATACGATTTTGAAAGGTCTGATTTTGTTTATGAACCTGGTCAGTTTTCTATTCGTGGTGGTATTGTAGATATATTTTCCTTCTCTCACGAATTGCCTTATCGCATTGAATTTTTTGGCGATACGGTAGAAAGCATTAGAACTTTTGAAATAGACACACAGCTTTCTGTAGACGATGTGAAAAGTTTAACTATCGTACCAAATGTGCAGGCGAAATTCTTAACCGAGAATAACATCAGCCTTTTAGATTATATAGAAAAAGACACACAACTCTGGTTTAAGGATGTAGAATATACTTTAGACATCGTAAAAGGTGGATACAAAAAAGCTATTGAACTTTGGAAAGCTTTAGGATTAGCTGAAAAACAACAAAACCCAAATTGGTTAGACCCAAAATTTTCTTTTACAGACGAGAAAATGTTGTCTGATTTATTTCAAGACTTTGCTTTAGCAGAGTTTGGAAAGCAGTTTTTTTATCAAACTGATGAGGTAATTCAATTTGAAACCAAACCGCAGCCATCATTCAATAAAGATTTCGACTTACTGATTAAAAATCTAAAAGAGAACGAAAGTCAGCATATTCACAATTTTATCTTTACAAACTCTACCAAGCAAACCGAGCGTTTGTATGCGATATTAGATGATATTGATAAAACAGCAAAGTTTACACCTGTTAATATTCCGCTTCGAGAAGGCTTTTTAGATGCCCAACAAAAGGTAGCTTTTTATACAGACCATCAGATTTTTGACCGTTTTTATAAATATCAATTAAAAAAGGGTTATCAACGCAGTCAGGCAATTACGCTTAAAGATTTACGTGAATTGAAGCCTGGCGATTTTGTAACGCATATTGACCATGGAATTGGGAAATACGCCGGTTTAGAAAAGGTAGAAGTTAATGGTAAAACCCAAGAAATGATTCGTTTGGTTTATGCCGATAACGATTTGCTTTATGTGAACATCAACTCTCTAAATCGCATTGCTAAGTTTAGCGGAAAAGATGGTACACAACCCAAAATGAATAAATTGGGTACCGAAGCTTGGGACAAACTCAAAAAGACCACAAAAAAAAAAGTTAAAGACATTGCCCGAGACCTAATCAAGCTTTATGCGATGAGAAAGGCTCAAGTGGGTACTGCTTTTGCACCAGACGGCTATTTAGAAACCGAACTCGAAGCTTCGTTTATTTACGAAGACACGCCCGACCAAGTTAAAGCAACGGCCGATGTAAAAAAGGACATGGAAGCGCCTCATCCAATGGATAGGTTAGTTTGTGGTGATGTAGGTTTTGGTAAAACAGAGATTGCGATTCGTGCTGCCTTCAAAGCCGTTGCAAATGGCAAACAAGCGGCTATCTTGGTGCCCACAACAATTCTTGCGCTTCAACACTTTAAGACTTTTTCATCTCGTTTAAAAGAGTTTCCTTGTACGGTCGACTATATCAATAGATTTAAAACTTCGAAACAAATTAAAGACACTTTAGAGCGTGTAGCCCAAGGAAAAGTAGACATCGTAATCGGTACGCACCGATTGCTAAGCAAAGATGTAAAGTTTAAAGACCTCGGCATCATGATTATTGATGAGGAGCAGAAGTTTGGTGTTGCCGCAAAAGAAAAGTTAAAAGCCATCCGTGTTAATGTTGATACTTTAACCTTAACAGCCACTCCTATTCCTAGAACCCTGCACTTCTCTTTAATGGGTGCTCGAGATTTATCGATTATGAGTACGCCACCGCCAAATAGGCAAGCGGTTAATACAGAACTTCACGTTTTTAATGATAAGTTAATTCAAGAAGCCGTACAGTTTGAATTGGATAGAGGCGGCCAAGTTTTCTTTATCCACAATCGTGTAAATGATTTACCCCAGCTTGGCGGATTGATACAAAAACTAGTGCCAAAGGCTAGAATTGGTATTGCACACGGGCAACTAGATGGTGATCAACTTGAAGATGTAATGCTCGATTTCATTAACGGAGAAAAAGATGTTTTGGTGGCCACAACCATTATTGAGGCTGGACTTGATATTCCAAATGCTAACACGATAATCATTAACCACGCACACATGTTTGGCTTAAGCGATTTACACCAAATGCGTGGCCGTGTTGGTCGTTCTAACAAAAAAGCATTTTGTTACTTGTTGAGTTTGCCGTTATCTACCTTAACCAATGAAGCGAGAAAAAGGTTAAGCGCCATTGAAGAGTTTTCTGATTTGGGAAGTGGATTTAACATCGCCATGCGTGATTTGGATATCCGTGGAAGTGGTAATTTATTAGGTGGCGAACAAAGCGGATTTATTGCCGAAATTGGTTTCGAGATGTACAATAAAATCTTAGATGAAGCTATTCAGGAATTGAAAGATGCCGAGTTTAAGGATTTATTTAAGGATGAACCTGAACGGGCGTTTGTAAACTTTACACAGGTAGATACCGATGTAGAATTGCATATTCCAGATGACTACGTAACTAGTATTACAGAGCGATATAACTTATACACTGAGCTTTCTAAGCTAGAAAACGAAACACAATTAGCGGCTTTTGAGAAAGAATTAAAAGATAGGTTTGGGCCAGTGCCACAACCTGTAAAAGCAATGCTGAAGGTTTTAAGATTACAATGGGTTGGTAAACGTTTAGGTTTTGAAAAACTAAGTTTTAAAAAGAATATTCTTCGTGGTTATTTCATCAGTGATAAACAATCTAAGTTTTTTGATTCAGAAGTGTTTAATAAAATACTAGCTTTTGCACAAATCCATCAACGATTGTGTAATTTAAAGGAAGTAAAAGATAGTTTACGGATTTCTTTCGATAACATTGCAAACGTTGATGAAGCAATAGAAATGCTGGAGTTGATTTTGTAG
- a CDS encoding DsbA family oxidoreductase — MKVEIWSDVMCPFCYIGKRHFEKAIEKLPFKDDIEVEWKSFQLNPDYHNTTNEDLYTYLARAKGMSVEQAKQMTDQVVGMASNVGLNLNFDTNVPANSFDALRFLHFAKSKGLQDQAEEALFNAHFMGAKDIAKHETLISIAEDLGLDKTETVQVLQGDDFAEAVRYDVYESQQLGVRGVPYFVFDRKYALSGAQPIPAFEQAIVQSFTEWQSTQPKTQLKSLNKNDDAVCDENGCEI, encoded by the coding sequence ATGAAAGTAGAAATCTGGTCGGATGTGATGTGCCCATTTTGTTATATAGGCAAAAGACATTTTGAAAAAGCAATTGAGAAATTACCATTTAAGGATGATATTGAAGTCGAATGGAAGAGTTTTCAACTTAATCCAGACTATCATAATACAACCAACGAAGATTTATACACCTATTTAGCTAGAGCGAAAGGGATGTCCGTTGAGCAAGCTAAACAAATGACTGATCAGGTTGTTGGAATGGCTTCAAATGTTGGGTTGAATTTAAACTTCGATACCAATGTTCCCGCTAATTCTTTTGATGCACTCAGATTTTTACATTTCGCTAAAAGCAAAGGATTACAAGACCAAGCAGAAGAAGCATTATTTAACGCCCATTTTATGGGTGCAAAAGACATTGCTAAACACGAAACATTAATCAGCATTGCTGAAGATTTAGGTTTGGATAAAACAGAAACAGTTCAAGTTTTGCAAGGCGATGATTTTGCAGAAGCTGTTCGTTACGACGTTTATGAAAGTCAACAATTAGGCGTTAGGGGAGTCCCTTATTTTGTGTTCGACAGGAAATACGCTTTATCTGGCGCACAACCAATTCCAGCGTTTGAGCAGGCAATTGTGCAAAGCTTTACCGAATGGCAAAGTACGCAGCCTAAAACACAACTAAAATCATTAAATAAAAACGATGACGCAGTTTGTGATGAAAATGGATGTGAGATATAA
- a CDS encoding M14 family metallopeptidase — protein sequence MAKLYQRSLLLVAMLFCIQSAMAQNIPTPKEHFGFTIGDDYQLANYTQTEAYFKKLAETSKRVKLVDIGKTEEGRSQYMLIITSPENHKNLARYKEISQKLAHAEGLTPDQAKALAAEGKAVVWIDGGLHANEVVGAHQLIQMAYNLSSKIDAETNKIMDNVIVLMTHANPDGQELVSDWYMREKDPKKRSANGLPRLYEKYAGHDNNRDFFMLNLKETQNMGRQLFVEWIPQIMYNHHQAGPAGTVVAGPPYRDPYNYVFDPIVLTTIDAVGAAMHNRMNVESKPGYTQRGGSVFSTWYNGGLRTTTYFHNMIGLLTEIVGSPTPSDIPLVPSRLLPNGDSPNPILPQKWYFKNSIDYSVSLNYAVLNYAQRYHDELLYNIYQMGKNSIDRGSKDTWSFSPKKIDAINAAAQSGRPATATTQGGGGFEGRGGMSVKYLDTVMKNPVNRDARGYILSADQPDFTTAIRFLNALIRTGIQVQKATAPFTVAGKNYPTGSYVVKTDQAFRPHVLDMFEPQDHPNDFKYEGGPPIAPYDAAGWTLAYLMNVKFDRIQDKLDGPFEKLPYGKLLKATPKALPSGSGYVLSSYANESYLAVNELLKGGAEVYRNATDGSFYVPASSKAKSILDKAEHGFGMRIVSGPKPAKAIKIAPSRIAIWDTYGGSMDSGWIRFIMEQYHFDATVIYAPDIDKGSLKDKYDVIVFVDGSIPAYSANAIVGGAGGGRGGFGTPALETIPEEFRARVGRMSQDKSIPQLKAFLEAGGEIVAIGTATNLAAHLNLPVRNAMVELIAGVEKRLPAEKYYVPGSVLNVAVDKTQSANWGMDKTADVYFDNSPVFKLSADAVSSGKIKPLAWFANSTPLRSGWAWGQSYLQDGVAAFEADYGKGKLFAFGPEITFRSQTHGTFKWMFNQLYK from the coding sequence ATGGCAAAACTTTACCAACGCAGTTTGTTGTTGGTTGCAATGCTTTTTTGCATTCAATCGGCAATGGCACAAAACATTCCCACACCAAAAGAACATTTTGGCTTTACAATTGGCGATGATTATCAATTGGCCAATTACACCCAAACAGAAGCTTATTTTAAAAAGCTAGCAGAGACTTCTAAGCGAGTAAAACTAGTTGATATCGGTAAAACCGAAGAGGGTAGAAGCCAGTATATGTTAATCATTACTTCTCCAGAAAACCATAAGAATTTAGCTCGTTACAAAGAAATTTCTCAGAAGTTGGCTCATGCTGAAGGTTTAACTCCAGACCAAGCAAAAGCCTTAGCGGCAGAAGGTAAAGCGGTAGTTTGGATAGACGGCGGTTTACATGCAAACGAAGTTGTGGGAGCTCATCAATTAATCCAGATGGCTTACAACCTTTCGAGCAAAATTGATGCAGAAACCAATAAAATTATGGATAACGTGATTGTGTTGATGACACACGCTAACCCAGACGGACAAGAGTTGGTAAGTGATTGGTACATGAGAGAAAAAGACCCAAAGAAAAGGTCAGCAAATGGTCTTCCTCGTTTGTACGAAAAATACGCAGGTCACGATAACAATAGAGATTTCTTTATGCTAAACTTAAAGGAAACTCAAAATATGGGTCGACAATTGTTTGTAGAGTGGATACCGCAAATTATGTATAACCACCACCAGGCTGGTCCGGCAGGAACGGTTGTGGCTGGGCCTCCTTACCGCGACCCCTACAATTATGTTTTTGATCCAATTGTTTTAACCACAATTGATGCAGTAGGAGCGGCAATGCACAATAGAATGAATGTCGAATCTAAGCCAGGTTATACACAACGTGGAGGTTCTGTATTTTCTACATGGTATAATGGCGGATTAAGAACAACTACATATTTCCATAACATGATTGGTTTGTTAACCGAAATTGTGGGTAGTCCAACACCATCAGATATTCCTTTAGTTCCTTCGCGGTTATTGCCAAATGGCGATTCGCCAAATCCAATATTACCTCAAAAATGGTATTTCAAAAACTCGATTGATTACTCGGTTTCATTAAATTATGCAGTATTGAACTACGCTCAACGTTACCACGATGAACTATTGTACAATATTTATCAAATGGGTAAAAACTCAATTGATAGAGGAAGTAAAGATACTTGGTCGTTCTCTCCTAAAAAGATTGACGCCATTAATGCCGCTGCACAAAGTGGAAGACCAGCTACTGCAACAACACAGGGTGGGGGTGGTTTTGAAGGAAGAGGAGGGATGTCTGTAAAGTATTTGGATACAGTGATGAAAAACCCTGTTAATCGTGATGCTAGAGGTTACATCCTTTCAGCAGACCAGCCAGATTTTACAACTGCCATTCGCTTTTTAAACGCGTTGATTAGAACAGGTATTCAAGTTCAAAAAGCAACAGCTCCATTTACTGTTGCTGGTAAAAATTATCCTACAGGAAGTTATGTAGTTAAAACTGACCAAGCATTTCGTCCGCACGTTTTGGATATGTTTGAGCCACAAGACCACCCGAACGATTTTAAATATGAAGGAGGCCCACCAATTGCACCTTATGATGCTGCGGGTTGGACATTGGCTTATTTAATGAATGTTAAATTCGATAGAATCCAAGATAAATTGGACGGTCCTTTTGAGAAATTACCTTATGGCAAATTATTAAAAGCAACACCAAAAGCATTGCCTTCTGGTAGTGGATATGTGTTGAGTTCTTATGCCAACGAAAGTTATTTAGCAGTAAATGAATTATTAAAGGGCGGTGCCGAAGTTTATCGCAATGCCACGGATGGCTCGTTTTATGTGCCAGCTTCGTCAAAAGCTAAAAGTATTTTAGATAAAGCAGAACACGGTTTCGGAATGAGGATTGTTTCGGGCCCTAAACCAGCAAAAGCTATAAAAATTGCTCCCTCTAGAATTGCGATTTGGGATACTTACGGAGGTTCAATGGATTCAGGATGGATTAGATTTATCATGGAACAATACCATTTTGATGCAACCGTAATTTATGCGCCAGATATTGATAAAGGAAGCTTAAAAGACAAATATGATGTGATTGTTTTTGTTGATGGTTCAATTCCGGCTTATAGCGCTAATGCCATAGTTGGTGGTGCTGGAGGTGGCAGAGGTGGCTTTGGAACGCCAGCTTTAGAAACTATTCCAGAAGAATTTAGAGCTAGAGTTGGAAGAATGAGTCAAGACAAATCAATCCCTCAATTAAAAGCATTCTTGGAAGCAGGAGGTGAAATTGTTGCCATTGGTACGGCCACAAATTTAGCAGCCCATTTAAATTTACCTGTTCGCAATGCGATGGTTGAATTAATTGCAGGAGTTGAAAAGAGGTTGCCAGCAGAGAAATATTATGTTCCTGGAAGCGTATTGAATGTTGCTGTAGACAAAACCCAATCTGCAAACTGGGGAATGGACAAAACAGCAGATGTTTATTTTGACAACAGTCCGGTATTTAAGTTAAGTGCTGACGCAGTTTCAAGCGGAAAAATTAAACCTTTAGCTTGGTTTGCTAACTCAACTCCTTTACGTAGTGGTTGGGCTTGGGGACAAAGCTATTTGCAAGATGGGGTTGCGGCTTTCGAGGCTGATTATGGCAAAGGAAAATTATTCGCCTTTGGCCCAGAAATTACTTTTAGGTCTCAGACTCATGGAACATTTAAATGGATGTTTAACCAATTGTATAAATAA
- a CDS encoding CPBP family intramembrane glutamic endopeptidase, with amino-acid sequence MQFTIPTREENHPFLQLLILVAGAIVGVIVFAVIGFVICLGIYGLDLIRNLEWTTGSDLRYVGALKILITAQQIGFFLVPAVALAIFEGKKPHHFYGMKTPNINLLGIVFLLMLCATPLLGWVNEWNMNLHLPESFSKIEKWMREMEDQGAVTTKAILAGKSFGALAINLFVVGLVPAICEELIFRGGLQRTFLRLIKNPHVAIWLSAIIFSTIHFQFFGFFPRLFLGAMFGYIYFWTKNIWYTIFAHFLNNAYAVTLMWYFQRNNLPMDKADETNIAWYGYLISAILTIALFWILKDKTTKKEEVQQEI; translated from the coding sequence ATGCAATTCACCATACCAACTAGAGAAGAAAATCATCCGTTTTTACAACTATTAATACTGGTAGCTGGCGCCATTGTTGGCGTTATTGTTTTTGCCGTTATTGGGTTTGTAATCTGTTTAGGCATTTATGGTTTAGATTTAATTAGAAATTTAGAGTGGACAACTGGAAGCGATTTGCGATATGTTGGTGCGCTGAAAATTCTAATAACCGCCCAACAGATTGGATTCTTTTTGGTTCCCGCGGTTGCTTTGGCCATTTTTGAAGGTAAAAAACCACACCATTTTTACGGGATGAAAACGCCTAACATCAATTTGTTGGGTATCGTATTTCTATTAATGCTTTGCGCTACGCCATTATTGGGTTGGGTAAACGAGTGGAATATGAATTTACACCTGCCTGAATCTTTCAGTAAAATAGAAAAGTGGATGAGAGAAATGGAAGACCAAGGGGCTGTAACTACAAAGGCAATTTTAGCAGGTAAATCTTTTGGGGCCTTGGCCATTAACCTTTTTGTGGTAGGTTTGGTTCCTGCAATTTGCGAAGAATTGATTTTTAGGGGCGGGTTGCAAAGAACATTTTTAAGATTGATTAAAAATCCACACGTTGCGATTTGGCTTTCTGCCATAATATTTAGCACTATACATTTCCAATTTTTTGGATTTTTTCCGAGGTTATTTTTGGGTGCGATGTTCGGCTATATTTACTTCTGGACTAAAAATATTTGGTATACTATCTTTGCTCACTTTTTAAATAATGCTTATGCTGTAACGTTGATGTGGTATTTTCAACGAAATAATTTACCGATGGATAAAGCAGACGAAACAAATATTGCTTGGTACGGCTATTTAATTAGTGCAATATTAACCATAGCTTTGTTTTGGATTTTAAAAGACAAAACAACCAAAAAGGAAGAAGTGCAACAAGAAATTTAA
- a CDS encoding DUF3820 family protein, whose amino-acid sequence MDPQMLTELVTMKMPFGKYKGWIISRLPETYLVWFHSQGFPPGRLGHLLATMYEIKLNGLEYLLQGLKK is encoded by the coding sequence ATGGACCCACAAATGTTAACCGAGCTGGTTACAATGAAAATGCCTTTTGGTAAATACAAAGGGTGGATTATTTCTCGTTTACCAGAAACTTATTTGGTTTGGTTTCATAGCCAAGGTTTTCCTCCTGGCAGATTAGGACATTTATTGGCAACTATGTATGAAATTAAGTTAAATGGTTTGGAGTATTTGTTGCAAGGGTTGAAGAAATAA
- the dusB gene encoding tRNA dihydrouridine synthase DusB, translated as MSVKIGNIDLGEFPLLLAPMEDVSDPPFRYVCKQGGADMMYTEFISSEGLIRDAAKSRKKLDIFEYERPIGIQIFGSDIESMREATEIATLAGPDLMDINYGCPVKNVACRGAGASLLQDIDKMVKMTDAVVKATHLPVTVKTRLGWDDNTKNVEEVAERLQDIGIQALTIHGRTRAQLYKGEADWTLIREIKRNPRIKIPIFGNGDVDSVEKAAAWRMEYEVDGIMIGRAAIGYPWIFREVKHFFKTGEQLPGPTLDERIIACRTHLNKSIEWKGDKVGVFEMRRHYANYFKGLPDFKQYRMMLVKEENIETINQILDEVAEKYEHIAPFSEMA; from the coding sequence ATGTCTGTAAAGATAGGAAATATAGATTTGGGAGAGTTCCCTTTGTTGTTAGCGCCGATGGAAGACGTGAGCGATCCACCTTTCCGTTACGTTTGCAAACAAGGTGGTGCAGATATGATGTACACAGAGTTTATTTCTTCTGAGGGATTAATTCGTGATGCGGCAAAAAGCCGTAAAAAACTAGATATTTTCGAGTACGAAAGACCAATTGGTATTCAAATTTTTGGTAGCGATATCGAAAGTATGCGTGAAGCAACTGAAATTGCAACCCTTGCCGGACCAGATTTAATGGATATTAATTATGGTTGTCCTGTTAAAAATGTGGCTTGTCGTGGTGCGGGCGCAAGCTTACTTCAAGATATAGACAAGATGGTAAAAATGACAGATGCTGTTGTAAAAGCAACACATTTGCCTGTTACCGTTAAAACCCGTTTAGGTTGGGATGATAATACCAAAAATGTTGAAGAAGTTGCGGAGCGATTACAAGATATTGGCATACAAGCTTTAACCATTCACGGCAGAACAAGAGCTCAATTATATAAAGGCGAAGCCGATTGGACATTGATTAGGGAGATTAAACGTAATCCACGTATTAAAATTCCAATTTTTGGTAACGGCGATGTGGATAGTGTAGAAAAAGCTGCTGCTTGGAGAATGGAATATGAAGTAGACGGAATCATGATTGGTAGAGCCGCAATTGGCTATCCGTGGATTTTTCGTGAAGTAAAACATTTCTTTAAAACCGGCGAGCAATTGCCTGGGCCAACTTTAGATGAAAGAATTATTGCTTGCCGTACGCACTTAAATAAATCTATTGAGTGGAAAGGCGATAAAGTTGGTGTATTTGAAATGAGAAGGCATTATGCTAATTATTTTAAAGGTTTGCCAGATTTTAAGCAGTACAGAATGATGTTGGTTAAAGAAGAAAATATCGAAACCATTAATCAAATATTAGACGAAGTGGCAGAAAAATACGAGCACATTGCACCTTTTTCTGAAATGGCTTGA
- the apaG gene encoding Co2+/Mg2+ efflux protein ApaG, translating into MVTAITQGVKISVETIYQDEHSNPANEHYMFAYRIEIENLSDYAIQLMRRQWFIFDSNGSVREVEGEGVVGIQPVIEPGKSYSYVSGCNLKTDIGSMKGHYSMIRLVDETNFDVDIPEFELVVPYRLN; encoded by the coding sequence ATGGTTACAGCTATAACTCAAGGTGTAAAAATTTCGGTAGAAACCATTTACCAAGACGAGCATTCAAATCCTGCTAACGAACATTATATGTTTGCTTACCGCATAGAGATAGAAAACTTGTCAGATTATGCAATTCAACTGATGCGTCGCCAATGGTTTATCTTCGATTCAAACGGCTCGGTAAGAGAAGTTGAGGGAGAAGGTGTAGTTGGTATACAACCAGTTATCGAACCTGGCAAAAGTTATTCATACGTTTCTGGATGTAACCTTAAAACCGATATCGGAAGTATGAAAGGCCATTATTCCATGATTCGTTTGGTTGATGAAACCAATTTCGATGTAGATATTCCAGAATTTGAATTGGTTGTTCCTTATAGACTCAATTAA